A window of bacterium genomic DNA:
AGCCACGGAAGGCCGATTGCGTAGATAACAACATTAGCCGCGAGAAGTGCAAGGAAAACTTTATATAAGCTAAGTCGGCGCATTCGCTCGAGCAAATAACCGGCGATGAAAGCGGCAGGAATGAAGCTGATCAAGAAACCGCCCGTAGGGCCGACAATTCTTTGCACATCGCGTCCGCCGGCGAAGACCGGCATCCCAGCCATGCCTTCGAATAGGTACATCCCAACTACCAACGCTCCATATCGTCCGCCCCAGAGCGCTCCGGTAAGCAAAACTCCAAATGTTTGACCCGTAATTGGGATGGGGGTGTACCAGAGGGGAATCCGTATCTGCGCGCAGGCGATCAGGAGGATATTCGCCCCGACTAATATCGTGATTTGCTCAGTAAGATTTCTTTTCTGCAACCATGTGCCCGCAACGCTCATGCTCAATCTCCTATCACTAGACCAATGCGTCTATTCTAACTGCCAACCCAGTGCCCTGTCAAGATGTAGAAGTTGACAAGCGAATAGGGTATCACCTACAATTAACTAACTCAAGGAGGGATTTCATGAATAAAATTAGCGTCTTGTTGTTGCTATTCATTATAAGCATTTGTGTTTGGGCTGCGACCGAGGATGGCGTCTCAAACAACGACCAAGTTGTGGCGGTTATTAATGGCAAAGTCATCACTATAAATGATTTTGTACTGCAAATGGAAGCATTGCCGACTTACTACGAGCCTGAGGCAGATACTAATCAGATAACCCCCTCCGGTCAAGCTGGCGCACGCGCGCTTAGAGAGATAATTACCCAACAAGCAATGCTCCAAGCAGCGAAGAATGCCGGCGTTTTTCCGACAGAAAAAGAAGTAAACGATCAAGTAGAAAGACGTAAAAGGCTTGATCCAAATCTTCTTGTCCTTTATACACAGAATGGGCGAACAGAGGCTGATTTACGCAATGATGAGTTGATTAACCTTGCTAAGTTAAACTTAATGGGTAAGGGATTAACGGTTACTGATGAAGATGTCAAAGTTGCTTATTCTCGTATAAAGAATATTCCTGGGCCGATCTATACTCCTTCGACCTATGGACTGCGTATTGTCATCACTTC
This region includes:
- a CDS encoding biotin transporter BioY, whose product is MSVAGTWLQKRNLTEQITILVGANILLIACAQIRIPLWYTPIPITGQTFGVLLTGALWGGRYGALVVGMYLFEGMAGMPVFAGGRDVQRIVGPTGGFLISFIPAAFIAGYLLERMRRLSLYKVFLALLAANVVIYAIGLPWLAIYVGWNNTLAMGLLPFIPGDLIKIALAASMCCKILNKQ
- a CDS encoding SurA N-terminal domain-containing protein; translation: MNKISVLLLLFIISICVWAATEDGVSNNDQVVAVINGKVITINDFVLQMEALPTYYEPEADTNQITPSGQAGARALREIITQQAMLQAAKNAGVFPTEKEVNDQVERRKRLDPNLLVLYTQNGRTEADLRNDELINLAKLNLMGKGLTVTDEDVKVAYSRIKNIPGPIYTPSTYGLRIVITSDKKQKLLADNDLKRGVDFKTICHEYNDSPALANRSESDGGAGMIPDRDYDWIKSNMGKEFADKVKLKALKQITSWVKVPVTGQGGAKTSAWIMARVEKINPSQTKPLSEDMKIYIKQNIIQAKSDKGAFARLLEETRNKFVVEINREPWKSLYKRDQEMLDANK